From Pseudoalteromonas sp. R3, one genomic window encodes:
- a CDS encoding methyl-accepting chemotaxis protein — MALFGFTKANTSKPQITLPQTLAWLKLDEQGNILATSQAFRAMLAFANSAVPKTLAALCNHQSDYQALCDALRSPHQHTALICSMHNTEGSLYNVSVQFCLADNAQSFAVLQDVTTQYQPLIDSTLTTQALSDAQALAELDLRGTILNANERFSNLVRTPKQHLVNEHYQQFVVNKQLDETHWEALCAGESIECDLKWQIGEQTFAWLHAKLIPVANSQQRISKVLLCASDVSKQRQTLNNLSSQIDGIRQAQAVIEFTLDGTIVTANQNFLDVMGYQLAEIQGQHHRMFVTAANAASDEYTAFWQALGRGELQSGEFKRINKHGDPVWIQAHYTPLYDENGRLWKIMKFASDITADKLRAFEAQGQIDAINRSQAVIQFELDGTIIDANDNFLEAMGYQKEEIIGQHHRLFVEPGYAQSEEYQQFWADLKNGHFQSGEFFRLGKHAKPIWISATYNLIRDDEGNPLKVVKYAMDITRQKQIAADLEGQVQAIHKSQAVIEFDMDGTIVWANDLFLTTMGYTLDEVKGQHHRMFATAEQAQSDEYQRFWAQLNRGEFDSGQYMRIAKDGTEVWIQATYNPILDQHGRPVKVVKYATDITAQKQAVEYIKNAIFALEQGDLTHRITADLGEDFSVLTKAMNGLFDKLSDLVQTINNGAAQVFDIARQIASNNEELNSRVESQAASLEETAATMEQLTATVKNNAISATTASERATVVREKAVSGKHTIEDAISAVGNIEDYSRKISDIVGVIDEIAFQTNLLALNASVEAARAGEAGRGFAVVASEVRNLAQRSASAAKEIKTLIKNSVDAVSEGSKLVYESGTTFDELTESIAQVSDMVANIDDASKEQASGIAAVCSTIAQMDGITQQNVSLVETTSKSGKTMENQARVLTDQVAFFHLDESRLS; from the coding sequence GAAGCCCTCATCAACATACTGCCCTGATTTGTAGCATGCATAATACCGAAGGGTCTCTGTACAACGTCTCAGTGCAATTTTGCTTGGCAGACAACGCACAGTCCTTTGCCGTGCTTCAGGATGTGACGACACAGTATCAGCCTTTGATAGACAGCACTTTAACCACTCAGGCACTGTCAGACGCACAAGCCCTGGCAGAGCTGGACCTGAGGGGCACCATTCTCAATGCCAATGAGCGTTTTTCAAACCTGGTAAGGACCCCAAAACAGCATTTGGTTAATGAGCATTATCAACAGTTTGTAGTCAACAAACAGCTTGATGAAACCCACTGGGAAGCACTTTGTGCGGGCGAATCTATTGAATGTGATCTTAAATGGCAAATTGGTGAGCAAACGTTCGCCTGGTTACATGCTAAGCTCATTCCCGTGGCAAACAGCCAGCAACGTATATCGAAAGTTCTGTTGTGTGCCAGCGATGTTTCAAAACAGCGCCAAACCTTGAACAATTTGAGCAGTCAAATTGACGGGATACGCCAAGCACAGGCCGTTATTGAATTTACCCTGGATGGCACCATAGTAACCGCAAACCAGAATTTTCTCGATGTAATGGGCTATCAGTTGGCAGAGATCCAAGGGCAGCACCACCGTATGTTTGTCACAGCGGCAAATGCTGCCAGTGACGAGTACACAGCCTTTTGGCAGGCGTTGGGACGGGGCGAGCTACAGTCAGGAGAATTTAAACGGATAAATAAGCACGGCGACCCCGTCTGGATCCAGGCACATTATACCCCACTCTACGATGAAAATGGCCGGCTCTGGAAAATCATGAAGTTCGCTTCAGACATCACCGCAGACAAGCTCAGGGCCTTTGAGGCACAGGGCCAGATAGATGCCATAAATCGCTCCCAGGCGGTGATCCAATTCGAGTTAGATGGCACTATTATAGACGCCAATGACAACTTTCTAGAAGCGATGGGTTACCAAAAGGAAGAGATCATCGGGCAACACCACCGACTGTTTGTTGAACCCGGATATGCGCAAAGCGAGGAGTATCAGCAATTTTGGGCTGACCTTAAAAACGGCCATTTTCAGTCTGGTGAGTTTTTTCGACTTGGTAAACATGCCAAACCAATCTGGATCAGCGCAACGTACAACCTTATCCGTGACGATGAGGGGAATCCACTAAAAGTTGTCAAATACGCCATGGATATCACACGTCAGAAACAGATAGCGGCAGATCTGGAGGGGCAAGTACAAGCTATTCATAAATCTCAGGCGGTAATTGAATTTGATATGGACGGTACTATTGTCTGGGCCAATGACCTGTTTTTAACCACCATGGGGTATACACTCGACGAGGTAAAAGGCCAACACCACCGCATGTTTGCCACTGCAGAACAGGCACAAAGTGACGAATATCAGCGGTTCTGGGCGCAGCTCAATCGTGGTGAGTTTGACTCAGGACAGTACATGCGAATTGCCAAAGATGGTACAGAGGTCTGGATACAGGCAACCTATAATCCGATACTGGATCAGCATGGTCGCCCGGTAAAAGTCGTTAAATATGCCACGGATATCACGGCTCAAAAGCAAGCTGTAGAGTATATCAAAAATGCGATTTTTGCCCTTGAGCAAGGCGATTTAACCCACCGTATCACAGCAGATCTGGGAGAAGATTTCTCTGTCCTTACCAAAGCGATGAATGGACTGTTTGATAAACTCAGTGATCTGGTGCAGACAATTAACAACGGTGCAGCGCAAGTGTTTGACATCGCCAGACAAATAGCCAGCAATAATGAAGAGCTCAATAGCCGTGTTGAAAGTCAGGCTGCCAGCCTGGAGGAAACCGCAGCTACCATGGAACAACTTACGGCAACCGTAAAAAACAATGCGATCAGCGCAACCACAGCCTCTGAACGGGCAACGGTTGTCCGTGAAAAAGCGGTTAGTGGTAAGCACACCATTGAGGATGCCATCAGTGCTGTTGGCAATATCGAAGACTACAGCCGAAAAATCTCCGATATCGTCGGCGTGATTGATGAAATTGCCTTTCAGACCAACCTGCTGGCACTGAATGCATCCGTTGAGGCTGCCAGAGCGGGTGAAGCAGGCAGAGGGTTTGCTGTCGTGGCCAGTGAAGTGCGTAACCTGGCACAACGCAGTGCCAGCGCAGCCAAAGAGATCAAAACACTTATCAAAAACAGTGTCGACGCTGTGAGTGAAGGCAGTAAACTGGTTTACGAGTCTGGTACAACTTTCGATGAATTGACCGAGTCAATTGCGCAGGTCAGCGATATGGTCGCCAACATTGACGACGCCAGTAAAGAGCAAGCATCCGGTATCGCCGCAGTATGTTCAACCATTGCGCAAATGGATGGCATTACCCAGCAAAATGTCTCTTTGGTGGAGACTACCTCCAAGTCAGGTAAAACCATGGAGAACCAGGCACGAGTACTGACCGATCAGGTCGCATTTTTCCATCTGGATGAGAGCCGCTTATCTTAG